A single window of Mycolicibacterium aurum DNA harbors:
- a CDS encoding fatty acid desaturase family protein — translation MTDILEPTTETTHAAEAATSAQQRTLSKTVGGKTVTLTPEQADAFGRELDALKESVIADLGERDATYIRNMIKAQRGLEIGGRALLFGGIFPPFWLAGTAMLGLSKIIDNMEIGHNVMHGQYDWMGDPAISSQGFEWDTACPADQWRHSHNYMHHTYTNIVGLDRDIGYGILRMSSDQRWRPYYLGNPVYAFLLMVLFQYGVALHELESEKIASGEITLTDKKEILSGIWAKTKRQTLKDYVAFPLLAGPFAPWVFAGNMTANLMRNVWSYMIIFCGHFPEDVQEFSIEETKAETRGQWYFRQVLGSANLTGGKLFHILSGNLSFQIEHHLFPDIPAFRHAEIAPKVQEICERYGVPYNKGPLPHQFATVVRKIVKFALPF, via the coding sequence ATGACTGACATTCTGGAACCCACCACCGAGACCACCCACGCCGCCGAAGCCGCGACGTCCGCACAGCAGCGGACCCTCAGCAAGACGGTCGGGGGCAAGACCGTCACGCTGACCCCCGAGCAGGCCGATGCGTTCGGCCGCGAGCTCGACGCGCTGAAGGAGAGCGTCATCGCCGACCTCGGCGAACGCGACGCCACATACATCCGCAACATGATCAAAGCCCAGCGTGGCCTCGAAATCGGGGGCAGGGCATTGCTTTTCGGCGGCATCTTCCCGCCGTTCTGGCTCGCGGGCACGGCCATGCTCGGCCTGAGCAAGATCATCGACAACATGGAGATCGGCCACAACGTCATGCACGGCCAGTACGACTGGATGGGCGACCCGGCGATCTCCAGCCAGGGCTTCGAATGGGACACCGCCTGCCCGGCCGATCAGTGGCGGCATTCGCACAACTACATGCACCACACGTACACCAACATCGTCGGGCTGGATCGCGACATCGGCTACGGAATCCTGCGGATGAGCTCCGACCAGAGGTGGCGGCCGTACTACCTGGGCAACCCGGTGTACGCGTTCCTGCTGATGGTCCTGTTCCAGTACGGCGTCGCCCTGCACGAGCTGGAGAGCGAGAAGATCGCCTCCGGTGAGATCACGCTGACGGACAAGAAGGAGATCCTCAGCGGCATCTGGGCCAAGACCAAGCGGCAGACCCTCAAGGACTATGTGGCGTTCCCGTTGCTGGCCGGCCCGTTCGCGCCGTGGGTGTTCGCGGGCAACATGACCGCCAACCTGATGCGCAACGTGTGGTCGTACATGATCATCTTCTGCGGGCACTTCCCCGAGGATGTCCAGGAGTTCTCCATCGAGGAGACGAAGGCCGAGACCCGCGGGCAGTGGTACTTCCGCCAGGTGCTCGGGTCGGCGAACCTCACCGGCGGAAAGCTGTTCCACATCCTGTCCGGCAACTTGTCCTTCCAGATCGAGCATCACCTGTTCCCCGACATCCCCGCCTTCCGCCACGCGGAGATCGCGCCCAAGGTGCAGGAGATCTGCGAGCGCTACGGCGTGCCCTACAACAAGGGCCCGCTGCCACACCAGTTCGCGACCGTCGTGCGCAAGATCGTGAAGTTCGCGCTTCCCTTCTGA
- a CDS encoding PepSY-associated TM helix domain-containing protein encodes MATTVASTRRGDAAVLRRMWRLHFWVALFTAPVLIVLSLSGLVILYTGPLDSLLNRDLIHVGQGAQTVPLDQQIATAERQVGPDYVFDAVTPPASPDRATRVDFLAPDATSYPHGESNLTQVFIDPYTGRYLGQRDALSGLIGFANNVHRMFGNDGPQVNLPSLGHLIDAQAYPDATIPVGIGNLWMELTACWILVLLASGIYLWWPRALESAKPLFTVRWGRGGRIRWRDVHALTGVVVAVILVCYILSGLTWSRYWGENWRAFSATVTPSSEVEAASTPAQLGDFDRLGRRIAWAATDETVPASAPPDGLPATLPFADIDRIAKSENMVPGYAIMPPSDSTDGDQTTYGSYAVVNAWPQKLSEQRTLYLDQFTGETIANATAEQSGALGTATSFGIAMHMGNQWGVLTRISATVACLGIWIMIGTGLLMWWKRRPAGKSGVPGPTSETTRARTPRRTTLVVTALAVVAGVIYPAFGVSLLVVFAVDALLDARRKNRDDGAGSAEPDPLPMDDADGDDVPVGALQ; translated from the coding sequence ATGGCGACGACGGTGGCATCAACGCGGCGCGGCGATGCCGCGGTATTGCGGCGGATGTGGCGGCTGCACTTCTGGGTGGCGTTGTTCACCGCACCCGTGCTGATCGTGTTGTCGTTGTCGGGCCTGGTCATCCTCTACACCGGGCCGCTCGACTCGCTGCTGAACCGGGACCTGATCCACGTGGGGCAGGGCGCGCAGACCGTTCCGTTGGATCAGCAGATCGCCACCGCCGAGCGCCAAGTCGGTCCCGACTATGTGTTCGACGCCGTGACACCGCCGGCGTCGCCGGATCGCGCCACACGCGTCGACTTCCTGGCCCCGGACGCGACGTCGTATCCGCACGGTGAGAGCAATCTCACCCAGGTCTTCATCGATCCGTACACCGGACGGTATCTGGGCCAGCGTGATGCGCTGTCCGGCCTGATCGGCTTCGCCAACAACGTGCACCGGATGTTCGGCAACGACGGACCGCAGGTCAACCTGCCGTCGCTGGGCCATCTGATCGATGCCCAGGCCTACCCGGATGCCACGATCCCGGTCGGCATCGGCAACCTGTGGATGGAGTTGACCGCCTGCTGGATCCTGGTGCTTCTGGCCAGTGGCATCTATCTGTGGTGGCCCCGCGCCCTCGAGAGTGCCAAACCGCTGTTCACCGTGCGCTGGGGTAGGGGCGGCCGTATCCGGTGGCGCGATGTGCATGCACTGACCGGAGTCGTGGTCGCGGTGATCCTGGTCTGCTACATCCTGTCCGGCCTGACCTGGTCGCGATACTGGGGCGAGAACTGGCGCGCGTTCAGCGCCACGGTCACACCGTCGAGCGAAGTGGAGGCCGCGTCCACGCCGGCCCAGCTCGGCGACTTCGACCGCCTCGGCCGGCGGATCGCGTGGGCCGCCACCGACGAGACCGTCCCGGCATCGGCACCGCCCGACGGGCTGCCCGCAACACTTCCTTTCGCGGACATCGACCGAATCGCCAAGAGCGAGAACATGGTTCCCGGCTACGCGATCATGCCCCCGTCGGACTCGACCGACGGTGACCAGACCACCTACGGCAGCTACGCCGTCGTCAACGCATGGCCGCAGAAGCTGTCGGAGCAGCGCACGCTGTATCTGGATCAGTTCACCGGCGAGACGATCGCCAACGCCACCGCGGAGCAGAGCGGCGCCCTGGGCACTGCGACGAGCTTCGGCATTGCGATGCACATGGGCAATCAGTGGGGGGTGCTGACCCGGATCTCGGCAACGGTGGCGTGCCTGGGTATCTGGATCATGATCGGTACCGGACTGCTGATGTGGTGGAAGCGCCGCCCTGCGGGCAAGTCTGGCGTACCCGGCCCCACCAGCGAGACGACACGGGCCCGGACACCGAGGCGCACCACGCTCGTTGTCACCGCCCTCGCCGTCGTCGCCGGTGTGATCTATCCGGCGTTCGGTGTCTCGTTGCTGGTGGTATTCGCCGTCGACGCACTGCTGGACGCGCGCCGCAAGAACCGCGACGACGGCGCAGGTTCAGCCGAACCAGATCCCCTGCCGATGGATGACGCCGACGGCGACGACGTGCCGGTCGGCGCGCTGCAATAG
- the sigC gene encoding RNA polymerase sigma factor SigC, translated as MTSGDEDHVTSLALAAGRGDDAALDAFIKATQRDVWRSVAYLGDPGTADDLTQETYLRAIASLPRFTGRSSARTWLLSIARRVVVDQIRRNQARPRTQHTVDVEALLASRRSADGFENLVEVRLLLDGLDDDRRHALLLTQVLGLSYAEAAEVCACPVGTIRSRVARAREDLMAAVHRTGRTDQTG; from the coding sequence GTGACATCCGGCGACGAGGACCACGTTACCTCTCTGGCATTGGCCGCCGGCCGAGGTGACGACGCCGCCCTCGATGCCTTCATCAAGGCAACGCAACGCGACGTCTGGCGCTCTGTCGCCTACCTCGGCGACCCGGGCACCGCAGACGACCTCACCCAGGAGACCTACCTGCGTGCCATCGCGTCGCTGCCGCGGTTCACCGGCCGCTCCTCGGCGCGCACCTGGCTGTTGTCCATCGCCCGTCGCGTCGTCGTCGACCAGATCCGGCGCAACCAGGCACGCCCCCGCACCCAGCACACCGTCGATGTCGAGGCACTGCTGGCGAGCCGCCGGTCCGCCGACGGGTTCGAGAATCTGGTGGAGGTCCGGCTCCTGCTCGACGGCCTCGACGACGATCGCAGGCACGCCCTGCTGCTGACCCAGGTGCTGGGCCTGTCCTATGCCGAGGCCGCCGAAGTGTGTGCCTGCCCGGTGGGCACCATTCGGTCTCGCGTGGCGCGTGCCCGTGAGGATCTGATGGCCGCGGTCCACCGCACCGGCCGCACCGACCAGACCGGCTGA
- a CDS encoding heavy metal translocating P-type ATPase, translating into MTVSVAPDSVQRFQFDVDGMSCGSCAARVETTLNKVDGVHASVNFATRVATVDAPLGVDIDDLCRLVTAAGYPAQPRQSAAESDADPDERYARSLLVRLAVAAVLFVPLADLSVMFAVVPDTRFTGWQWVLTALAAPIVTWAAWPFHAAAVRNARHGMATMETLISIGVTAATVWSLATMFSGSVWGGQSGETEGVIDALLGSDSIYLEVAAGVTVFILAGRYFEARAKSKAGSALRALAALGAKSVSILLDDDTEMEIPATELKEGRRFVVRPGQTIAADGLVIEGSAAVDMSAMTGESRPADVAPGGSVIGGTVVLDGRLIVEAAAVGADTHFAGMVRLVEEAQTQKANAQRLADRISAVFVPIVLTLAVLTAVGWIAATGDVHRGVAAALAVVVIACPCALGLATPTAMMVASGRGAQLGIFLKGHQALEAIRAIDTVIFDKTGTLTTGQAAVTAVVAAAGQDEDQILELAAAVESGSEHVLARAVVGSLGDRKHRPVTDFHAHTGNGVSGTVDGVHVAVGRPAWVDKGRVVPADLAIARKESESRGETVVFVSVDDVVCGALTIADGVKDSAAAAVAALHAAGLRTVLVTGDNARTAEVIAAQVGIDEVVAEVLPEGKVEVIDRLRQQGRVVAMVGDGINDGPALARADLGLAIGRGTDVAIGAADIILVRDDLSAVPLALGLARETIRTIRMNMVWAFGYNVAAIPVAMAGLLNPLIAGAAMAFSSFLVVSNSLRIKKFGRR; encoded by the coding sequence GTGACCGTCTCGGTCGCCCCAGACAGCGTCCAGCGCTTCCAGTTCGACGTGGACGGGATGTCGTGCGGTTCGTGCGCGGCCCGGGTCGAGACGACGCTCAACAAGGTCGACGGCGTGCATGCGTCGGTGAATTTCGCCACCAGAGTCGCCACCGTCGACGCACCCCTCGGCGTCGACATCGATGACCTGTGCCGGTTGGTGACCGCCGCGGGCTACCCCGCGCAACCTCGGCAGAGTGCTGCGGAGTCCGACGCCGACCCCGACGAACGCTACGCACGCAGCCTGCTTGTGCGGCTGGCCGTCGCAGCGGTCCTGTTCGTCCCCTTGGCCGACCTGTCGGTGATGTTCGCGGTCGTGCCCGACACCCGCTTCACCGGGTGGCAGTGGGTGTTGACGGCATTGGCGGCACCGATCGTGACGTGGGCGGCCTGGCCGTTCCATGCGGCCGCGGTCCGCAACGCCCGCCACGGCATGGCCACCATGGAGACGTTGATCTCGATCGGCGTCACCGCCGCCACGGTGTGGTCGCTCGCCACCATGTTCTCCGGTTCCGTCTGGGGCGGGCAGTCGGGTGAGACCGAGGGCGTGATCGACGCGCTGCTGGGCAGTGACTCCATCTACCTCGAGGTCGCAGCCGGGGTCACGGTCTTCATCCTGGCGGGGCGCTACTTCGAGGCGCGCGCGAAATCCAAGGCAGGCAGCGCGTTGCGGGCACTGGCCGCACTCGGTGCGAAGTCGGTGTCGATCCTGCTCGACGACGACACCGAGATGGAGATCCCGGCGACCGAACTGAAGGAGGGCAGGCGATTCGTCGTACGCCCCGGCCAGACGATCGCCGCGGACGGCCTGGTGATCGAGGGCTCCGCGGCGGTCGACATGAGCGCGATGACGGGCGAGTCGCGCCCCGCCGACGTGGCTCCCGGCGGCAGCGTCATCGGCGGAACGGTGGTACTCGACGGCCGCCTGATCGTGGAAGCCGCGGCGGTCGGCGCCGACACGCATTTCGCGGGCATGGTGCGCCTGGTCGAAGAGGCGCAAACGCAGAAGGCGAATGCACAGCGTCTGGCCGACCGGATCTCGGCGGTGTTCGTACCTATCGTGCTGACGCTGGCGGTCTTGACCGCCGTCGGGTGGATCGCAGCGACCGGTGACGTCCACCGCGGTGTGGCGGCCGCGCTCGCGGTGGTGGTGATCGCCTGCCCGTGTGCACTGGGCCTGGCGACACCGACGGCCATGATGGTGGCCTCGGGTCGCGGGGCGCAGCTCGGGATCTTCCTGAAAGGACATCAGGCGCTGGAAGCGATCCGCGCCATCGACACCGTGATCTTCGACAAGACCGGCACCCTGACCACGGGCCAGGCCGCGGTCACCGCCGTGGTCGCGGCCGCGGGTCAGGACGAGGACCAGATCCTCGAGCTGGCCGCGGCGGTCGAGTCGGGCTCCGAGCACGTCCTCGCGCGGGCGGTCGTCGGCTCTCTCGGCGACCGGAAGCACCGCCCGGTCACCGACTTTCACGCTCACACCGGCAACGGTGTCAGCGGCACCGTCGACGGTGTGCACGTCGCGGTGGGTCGGCCCGCGTGGGTGGACAAAGGGCGAGTGGTGCCGGCAGATCTCGCGATCGCCCGTAAAGAGAGTGAGTCCCGAGGCGAGACAGTGGTTTTCGTCTCGGTGGACGACGTCGTGTGCGGCGCACTGACCATCGCCGACGGCGTCAAGGACTCCGCCGCTGCGGCTGTGGCCGCGCTGCACGCAGCGGGCCTGAGGACTGTGCTGGTGACCGGCGACAACGCCCGCACCGCCGAGGTGATCGCCGCGCAGGTGGGCATCGACGAGGTGGTGGCCGAGGTGCTTCCCGAAGGAAAGGTCGAGGTCATCGACAGGCTGCGCCAGCAGGGTCGGGTGGTGGCGATGGTCGGTGACGGCATCAACGACGGCCCGGCGCTTGCCCGTGCCGACCTCGGACTGGCGATCGGCCGCGGCACCGACGTCGCCATCGGCGCGGCCGACATCATCCTTGTCCGTGACGATCTCAGCGCGGTACCGCTGGCCCTCGGGTTGGCCCGCGAGACGATCCGCACCATCCGGATGAACATGGTGTGGGCATTCGGCTACAACGTGGCCGCCATTCCGGTGGCGATGGCGGGGTTGCTCAACCCGCTGATCGCCGGCGCCGCGATGGCATTCTCGTCGTTTCTGGTGGTGTCGAACAGCTTGCGGATCAAGAAGTTCGGTCGCCGCTGA